The proteins below come from a single Danaus plexippus chromosome 9 unlocalized genomic scaffold, MEX_DaPlex mxdp_24, whole genome shotgun sequence genomic window:
- the LOC116767613 gene encoding heat shock 70 kDa protein 14 produces MATAYGIHIGNSSGCLATFVNGDASVLANDAGDRVTPAVVALNGVEWEIGLPAKSGQASSKAIIKNNKRLMNCDFSEDDIAFVENSSSCRIQNDEELVYEFETSEAKLYSNPDNIATKIYAKLYTIASHAVQNEGDLKLVLAAPLNWSSLSRERLVKCAELAGFDVLQVISEPAAALLAYNVEESADDVNVLVYRLGGSSCAASVVKVSSGFMSVEKNIFRSDLGGQCLTKDLADYIAQEFKQKWKLDPHESRRAMSKLLNHADNCKHILSTLSSAHVFIESLLDGVDWSQNVTRARFENIISSKISAYIEPAKQVIDSFNGKIHKIILCGGSMKIPKLQSAVASLLPEAEVLSGINPDEVIAVGCARQAGMMLDLPDLSLADTNMEIEFLGKDIYMKYLDQTVKLFKEGSPPYAQNICSIESVNDVKDMSFTLHEDPNGEQFATETFNIENLTKPFKLKATLQSSNILMQVE; encoded by the coding sequence ATGGCGACAGCGTATGGAATACATATAGGAAATAGTTCAGGTTGCCTTGCAACTTTTGTTAATGGGGATGCTTCTGTTTTGGCTAATGATGCAGGAGACAGAGTCACTCCAGCTGTTGTTGCTCTCAATGGTGTGGAATGGGAAATTGGCCTTCCAGCTAAATCGGGACAAGCCTCTTCAAAagccattataaaaaataacaagcgCCTCATGAACTGTGATTTTAGTGAAGATGATATCGCATTCGTGGAAAATTCCTCTTCATGCAGAATTCAAAATGATGAGGAATTAGTATATGAATTTGAAACAAGTGAAGCAAAGCTATACTCAAATCCTGATAATATTGCTACAAAGATTTatgcaaaattatatactattgcCAGCCACGCTGTTCAGAATGAAGGTGACTTAAAATTAGTGTTAGCGGCACCATTGAATTGGTCATCCTTAAGTAGAGAGAGGCTTGTAAAATGTGCCGAGTTAGCAGGTTTTGATGTTCTACAAGTTATCAGTGAACCTGCTGCTGCTCTTCTTGCATACAATGTTGAAGAGTCTGCAGACGATGTGAATGTTTTGGTGTACAGGCTCGGTGGGTCTTCATGTGCTGCCTCTGTAGTTAAAGTATCTTCAGGATTTATGTctgtggaaaaaaatatttttagatccGATCTCGGAGGACAGTGTCTAACAAAGGACTTGGCAGATTATATTGCACAAGAATTCAAACAAAAGTGGAAATTGGATCCACATGAAAGTAGACGAGCTATGTCAAAATTACTTAACCATGCAGACAACTGTAAACACATTCTGTCAACTTTAAGTTCAGCCCATGTCTTTATTGAGTCTTTATTGGATGGAGTTGATTGGAGTCAAAATGTGACGAGGGCAAGATTTGAAAATATCATATCTTCTAAAATATCTGCTTACATAGAACCAGCTAAGCAAGTAattgatagttttaatggcaaaatccataaaattattctctGTGGAGGTAGTATGAAGATCCCTAAATTGCAATCGGCCGTGGCAAGTTTGTTGCCAGAAGCGGAAGTTCTTTCAGGCATTAATCCTGATGAAGTAATAGCAGTGGGATGTGCTAGACAAGCTGGGATGATGCTGGACTTACCGGACCTGTCCCTAGCAGATACAAACATGGAGATTGAATTCCTCGGAAAAGACATATACATGAAGTACTTAGATCAAACTGTTAAACTTTTCAAAGAAGGTTCACCACCTTATGCCCAAAATATATGCAGTATTGAATCAGTAAATGACGTAAAGGATATGAGTTTCACATTACATGAGGATCCAAATGGTGAACAATTTGCTACAGAAacctttaatattgaaaatttaacaaaacctttcaaattaaaagctACTCTACAgtcatcaaatatattaatgcaagtggaataa